In the genome of Paracoccus tegillarcae, one region contains:
- the murJ gene encoding murein biosynthesis integral membrane protein MurJ, translated as MAKSGLVRGFLSVGSWTMVSRVSGFVRDILMAAWLGTGPVAEAFLIALSLPNMFRRFFAEGAFNTAFIPMFSKRLEDRADAQRFASEAFSGLFITVLILSALAMIFMPGLVWLMASGFVGDERFALAVEYGRITFPYILLISMASMVSGVLNANGRFTAAAAAPVLLNLLFIMAMGMGRWRGWDLGLTLAWATPVTGIAQLGLVWWDAHRTGWTFWPKRPRLSPDMRRLLAVALPAAFAGGVVQLNLLIGRQVGSRFDGAIAWLSYSDRLYQLPLGVVGAAVAVVLLPELARRLRAEDHAGGQSAYSRATEFGLFLTLPAAFAIAIIAVPMVSTLFERGAFGPDDTVQTARALVVYALGLPAFVLQKILQPLYFAREDTRTPFRFALFSMFVNAAVAFGLMGSIGFLAAALGTTFAAWVMVAQLWWGTRSMGQAARADARLRRAAPRILLASALMAVALWFMMNWLDASSIGRIPGLAILVFGGAAIYFTLAFATGAYRLSELKSAVKRSR; from the coding sequence ATGGCGAAATCCGGACTGGTGCGCGGCTTTCTGTCGGTTGGCAGCTGGACCATGGTGTCCCGCGTCTCGGGCTTTGTCCGTGACATCCTGATGGCCGCATGGCTGGGCACCGGCCCCGTTGCCGAGGCCTTTCTGATCGCGCTGTCCCTGCCCAACATGTTTCGCCGCTTTTTTGCCGAAGGGGCCTTCAACACCGCCTTCATCCCGATGTTTTCCAAGAGGCTGGAGGATCGGGCCGATGCACAGCGTTTCGCCTCCGAGGCGTTTTCGGGGCTGTTTATCACCGTGCTGATCCTGTCGGCGCTGGCGATGATCTTCATGCCGGGGCTGGTCTGGCTGATGGCCTCTGGCTTTGTGGGGGATGAACGTTTCGCGCTGGCCGTCGAATACGGGCGCATCACCTTTCCCTATATCCTGCTGATCTCGATGGCCTCGATGGTCTCGGGTGTTCTGAATGCCAATGGCCGCTTTACCGCCGCCGCCGCCGCGCCGGTCCTTCTGAACCTGTTGTTCATCATGGCCATGGGGATGGGGCGCTGGCGGGGTTGGGATCTGGGCCTGACGCTGGCATGGGCCACGCCTGTCACCGGGATCGCCCAATTGGGGCTGGTCTGGTGGGACGCCCATCGAACCGGCTGGACCTTCTGGCCCAAACGCCCGCGCTTGTCGCCCGACATGCGCCGGCTGCTGGCGGTGGCTCTGCCCGCGGCCTTTGCCGGCGGTGTGGTCCAACTGAACCTGCTGATCGGACGGCAGGTCGGGTCGCGGTTTGATGGCGCGATTGCCTGGCTCAGCTATTCCGACCGGCTTTATCAGCTGCCGCTTGGCGTGGTCGGTGCGGCGGTTGCGGTTGTGCTGTTGCCCGAATTGGCGCGCCGCTTGCGGGCCGAGGATCACGCGGGCGGCCAATCCGCCTATAGCCGCGCGACCGAGTTCGGCCTGTTCCTGACCCTGCCCGCCGCCTTTGCCATCGCCATCATCGCCGTGCCGATGGTCTCGACCCTGTTCGAGCGCGGCGCATTCGGTCCCGATGACACCGTGCAAACCGCCCGCGCGCTGGTCGTCTATGCGCTTGGCCTGCCGGCATTCGTGCTGCAGAAGATCCTGCAACCGCTGTATTTCGCCCGCGAAGATACCCGGACGCCCTTCCGTTTCGCGCTGTTTTCCATGTTCGTGAATGCTGCCGTCGCCTTCGGCCTGATGGGCAGTATAGGCTTTTTGGCCGCCGCCCTTGGCACAACATTTGCTGCCTGGGTGATGGTCGCGCAATTGTGGTGGGGCACCCGGTCGATGGGTCAGGCCGCGCGCGCCGATGCCCGCCTGCGCCGCGCTGCACCGCGTATCCTGCTGGCCTCGGCACTGATGGCAGTGGCGCTTTGGTTCATGATGAACTGGCTGGACGCCTCATCCATCGGCCGCATTCCCGGTCTGGCCATTCTGGTCTTTGGCGGCGCGGCCATCTATTTCACGCTGGCCTTTGCAACCGGCGCCTATCGCCTGTCGGAGCTGAAATCCGCCGTCAAACGGTCGCGCTAA
- the trpS gene encoding tryptophan--tRNA ligase, with protein MSKTHTPRIFSGIQPSGGLTLGNYLGALQRFVSLQDSGIETIYCLVDLHALTTWQDPDKLRLQTREAAAAFMAAGVDPVRSILFNQSQVSAHAELSWLLSCVARVGWMDRMTQFKDKGGKDRERVSLGLYAYPALMAADILAYHATAVPVGDDQKQHLELTRDIAAKFNHDYDVDFFPITEPLIEGVATRVMSLRDGSKKMSKSDPSDASRINLTDDADAISKKIRKARTDAEPLPGSMDGLKDRPEARNLVNIYAALSEETPDQVLTRFEGKGFGDFKPALADLAVSVVSPITGRMNDFMADPAEIDRVLGDGADRADAIARPILDQTKDIVGLIRSRG; from the coding sequence ATGAGCAAGACCCACACCCCGCGCATCTTTTCCGGCATCCAGCCCTCGGGCGGGCTGACACTGGGGAATTATCTGGGCGCGTTGCAGCGCTTCGTGTCACTGCAGGACAGCGGGATAGAGACGATTTACTGCCTCGTCGACCTGCACGCGCTGACCACCTGGCAGGATCCTGACAAACTGCGCCTGCAAACCCGCGAGGCCGCCGCAGCCTTCATGGCCGCTGGCGTCGATCCGGTGCGCTCGATCCTGTTCAACCAAAGCCAGGTCAGCGCCCATGCAGAACTGTCCTGGCTGCTGTCCTGCGTCGCGCGCGTGGGCTGGATGGACCGCATGACCCAGTTCAAGGACAAGGGCGGCAAGGACCGGGAGCGTGTCAGCCTTGGGCTTTACGCCTATCCCGCGCTCATGGCCGCCGACATTCTGGCCTATCACGCGACTGCCGTGCCGGTGGGCGACGATCAGAAGCAGCATCTGGAACTGACCCGCGACATCGCGGCCAAATTCAACCATGATTACGACGTCGACTTCTTTCCCATCACCGAACCGCTGATCGAAGGCGTGGCCACCCGCGTCATGTCGCTGCGTGACGGGTCGAAGAAAATGTCGAAATCCGATCCTTCGGATGCCAGCCGCATCAACCTGACCGATGATGCCGACGCAATCTCGAAAAAGATCCGCAAGGCCCGCACCGATGCAGAGCCCCTGCCCGGCAGCATGGACGGACTGAAGGATCGCCCCGAGGCGCGCAATCTGGTCAATATCTATGCCGCACTGTCCGAGGAAACGCCCGATCAGGTGCTGACCCGCTTCGAGGGCAAGGGCTTTGGCGATTTCAAGCCTGCGCTGGCCGATCTGGCAGTATCGGTCGTCTCGCCCATCACCGGGCGGATGAACGATTTCATGGCCGATCCGGCGGAAATCGACCGTGTATTGGGTGACGGTGCAGACCGCGCCGATGCGATTGCCAGGCCGATCCTGGATCAGACCAAGGATATCGTCGGGCTGATCCGCTCGCGCGGGTAA
- a CDS encoding HAD family hydrolase, whose translation MSKPHIVFDLGEVLIGWTPELAFADDFPDPAQARDWMTEIGFRDWNYLQDGGRPLSEGLAAARAAHGELAAPLERYTDNFPASIRKAVPGSWDLAEALKADGYRLLAITNWSADNWPAALSLYPRLTTLFEDIVVSGIEGLLKPEPEIYLTLTRRNGIEPGDCIFIDDSPANVAGAQAVGMDAIHFTDAPALDKALQARGIVITRDA comes from the coding sequence ATGAGCAAACCCCATATCGTCTTCGACCTCGGCGAGGTTCTGATCGGCTGGACACCTGAACTTGCCTTTGCCGATGACTTCCCGGATCCGGCGCAGGCGCGGGACTGGATGACAGAAATCGGCTTTCGCGACTGGAACTACCTTCAGGACGGAGGCCGCCCGCTGTCCGAGGGTCTGGCCGCTGCGCGCGCCGCCCACGGCGAACTGGCGGCCCCGCTGGAGCGCTATACCGACAACTTTCCGGCCTCGATCCGCAAAGCGGTGCCCGGCAGTTGGGATCTGGCAGAGGCGCTCAAGGCCGATGGCTACCGGCTGCTGGCGATCACCAACTGGTCGGCGGATAACTGGCCTGCCGCCCTGTCGCTTTATCCACGGCTGACAACCCTGTTCGAGGATATCGTGGTCTCGGGCATCGAGGGTTTGCTGAAGCCCGAACCAGAGATCTACCTTACCCTGACCCGCCGCAATGGAATTGAACCCGGCGATTGCATTTTCATCGATGACAGCCCCGCCAATGTGGCGGGCGCACAGGCTGTGGGAATGGACGCCATCCATTTCACCGATGCGCCCGCGCTGGACAAAGCGCTGCAAGCCCGTGGAATCGTCATAACCAGAGACGCTTGA
- a CDS encoding alpha/beta hydrolase family esterase yields the protein MYNPFKRAQSKVKRQIRRNTAAAVASMFEPFRPPKPKTKRKTTKTAKPATKTATKPRARASKASQTAKTPATSRAKTTTPRGASFKRGVHVCEFGQRSFNLYTPVSAKTATGPLPLLVMLHGCGQTPDDFARGTGMNVLAEEFGFLVVYPAQERRTQIYRCWNWYKRDDQGRGQGEPALIASLTRRVIAENDIDPAKVYIAGLSAGASASLIIASAYPDIFAAVGAHSGLPVGAAHDERSAIVAMQHGAPGDRNLVPMPTINFHGGSDKVVHPRNGRFVASRALEPYSHLPKSEKTGRVPGGRKYVKTMHRIGKGRSFVEQWVIADSGHAWSGGNAAGSYTDPDGPDASRAMVRFFLRHRTTVKRRSAAPA from the coding sequence ATGTATAACCCTTTCAAACGCGCCCAATCCAAGGTCAAACGACAGATACGCCGGAACACCGCTGCCGCAGTCGCCAGCATGTTCGAGCCCTTTCGCCCGCCAAAGCCCAAGACCAAGCGCAAGACGACCAAAACAGCAAAACCTGCGACCAAGACGGCCACCAAACCCCGCGCGCGTGCCAGCAAGGCAAGTCAAACGGCCAAGACGCCCGCCACATCCCGCGCAAAAACGACGACACCGCGCGGTGCCTCGTTCAAACGCGGCGTCCATGTCTGCGAATTCGGGCAGCGCTCGTTCAACCTGTATACCCCGGTTTCTGCGAAAACGGCGACCGGCCCGCTGCCCTTGCTTGTGATGCTGCACGGCTGCGGTCAGACACCCGACGATTTCGCGCGCGGCACCGGCATGAACGTGCTTGCCGAAGAGTTCGGATTTCTGGTGGTCTATCCAGCGCAGGAACGCAGGACCCAGATCTATCGCTGCTGGAACTGGTACAAGCGCGACGATCAGGGCCGTGGGCAAGGCGAACCCGCACTGATCGCCAGCCTGACCCGGCGTGTGATCGCTGAAAACGACATCGATCCGGCCAAGGTCTATATCGCCGGCCTTTCGGCGGGTGCGTCCGCATCCTTGATCATCGCGTCCGCCTATCCCGATATTTTCGCGGCCGTGGGTGCGCATTCCGGCCTGCCGGTCGGCGCGGCCCATGACGAGCGCTCGGCCATCGTTGCCATGCAGCACGGCGCACCGGGGGATCGCAATCTGGTGCCGATGCCGACGATCAATTTCCACGGCGGCTCCGACAAGGTGGTGCACCCCCGTAATGGCCGCTTTGTCGCCTCCCGCGCGCTAGAGCCTTATTCGCATTTGCCCAAGTCAGAAAAGACCGGGCGGGTGCCGGGTGGCCGCAAATACGTCAAGACGATGCACAGGATCGGGAAAGGCCGGTCCTTTGTTGAACAATGGGTCATCGCCGATTCCGGCCACGCATGGTCCGGTGGCAACGCCGCTGGCAGCTATACCGATCCGGACGGGCCAGACGCATCGCGCGCCATGGTCCGGTTCTTCCTGCGCCATCGCACGACGGTAAAGCGGCGATCCGCTGCACCTGCCTGA
- a CDS encoding NAD(P)H-dependent oxidoreductase subunit E: MDDRKGIWKSGRGKGRHTPKGRQVDDEALEQVRVLLGEAPRSRDLLIEYLHRIQDQYGHLSAAHLRALAEEMRLAMAEVYEVATFYAHFDVVKEDEAPPPALTIRVCDSLSCELAGAQALLAALKDGQNPAQVRVLRAPCMGRCDTAPVLELGHNHIDHATPEKVTAAINAGDTHAHIPDYQDFSAYTATGGYDALARLRAGGDWEQVQQQLLDAGLRGLGGAGFPSGKKWGFVRANPGPRYLAVNGDEGEPGTFKDRYYLERTPHLFLEGMLIAAWAVQAERAFIYMRDEYPAVLEILHCEIKALEGAGIVEPGYIDLRRGAGAYICGEESAMIESIEGKRGIPRHRPPFVAQVGIFDRPTLVHNVETLHWIARICREGPQVLNGTEKNGRKGLRSYSVSGRVAQPGVHLLPAGSTITDIIGAAGGMADGHAFKAYQPGGPSSGLLPASMADIPLDFDTLQPHDSFIGSAAVVVLSDQDSARDAALNMLRFFEDESCGQCTPCRVGCEKAVKLMQAEHWDQPLLRELSAAMVDASICGLGQAAPNPILLTMKHFPEEV, encoded by the coding sequence TTGGACGATCGCAAGGGCATCTGGAAATCGGGCCGAGGCAAGGGCCGACACACGCCCAAGGGCCGGCAGGTCGATGACGAGGCGCTGGAACAGGTCCGCGTGCTGCTGGGCGAGGCCCCACGCAGCCGCGATCTGCTGATCGAGTATCTGCACCGTATTCAGGACCAATATGGCCACCTCTCGGCTGCCCATCTGCGCGCACTGGCCGAAGAAATGCGCCTTGCGATGGCTGAGGTCTACGAGGTCGCCACCTTCTACGCCCATTTCGACGTGGTGAAGGAAGACGAGGCGCCGCCCCCTGCGCTGACCATCCGCGTCTGCGACAGCCTGTCATGCGAATTGGCCGGCGCGCAGGCCCTGCTGGCTGCGCTGAAAGACGGCCAGAACCCGGCGCAGGTTCGCGTCTTGCGGGCGCCCTGCATGGGCCGTTGCGATACCGCGCCGGTGCTGGAGCTGGGTCACAATCATATCGATCATGCGACGCCGGAAAAGGTCACGGCTGCGATCAACGCGGGCGACACGCATGCCCATATTCCCGACTATCAGGATTTTTCCGCCTACACCGCGACCGGCGGCTATGACGCGCTGGCCCGCCTGCGCGCGGGTGGCGATTGGGAACAGGTGCAGCAGCAATTGCTGGATGCGGGGCTGCGCGGCCTTGGCGGGGCGGGTTTCCCCTCTGGCAAGAAATGGGGCTTTGTCCGCGCCAATCCCGGCCCGCGCTACCTTGCGGTGAATGGCGACGAGGGCGAGCCGGGGACGTTCAAGGACCGCTATTACCTTGAACGCACACCGCATCTGTTTCTGGAAGGCATGCTGATCGCGGCATGGGCCGTGCAGGCAGAGCGCGCGTTTATCTATATGCGCGACGAATACCCTGCCGTGCTGGAAATCCTGCACTGTGAGATCAAAGCACTGGAGGGTGCCGGTATAGTAGAGCCGGGCTATATCGACCTGCGGCGCGGTGCGGGCGCTTATATCTGCGGCGAAGAAAGCGCGATGATCGAGTCGATCGAGGGCAAGCGCGGCATCCCCCGCCACCGCCCGCCTTTCGTGGCGCAGGTTGGCATCTTTGATCGGCCCACATTGGTCCATAACGTCGAGACGCTGCACTGGATCGCGCGCATTTGCCGCGAAGGTCCGCAGGTGCTGAACGGCACCGAAAAGAACGGCCGCAAGGGTCTGCGCAGCTATTCCGTTTCGGGCCGCGTGGCGCAGCCGGGGGTTCATCTGCTGCCAGCAGGCTCGACGATCACCGACATCATCGGGGCCGCTGGCGGAATGGCAGACGGCCACGCTTTCAAGGCCTATCAGCCGGGCGGGCCGTCCTCGGGCCTGCTGCCCGCATCCATGGCGGACATCCCGCTGGATTTCGACACGCTGCAACCGCATGACAGCTTTATCGGCTCAGCCGCCGTTGTGGTTCTGTCCGATCAGGACAGCGCGCGGGACGCGGCGCTGAACATGCTGCGGTTCTTCGAGGATGAAAGCTGCGGGCAATGCACACCCTGCCGGGTCGGCTGCGAAAAGGCGGTCAAGCTGATGCAGGCCGAGCACTGGGACCAGCCGCTGTTGCGGGAACTGAGCGCCGCGATGGTCGATGCCAGCATCTGCGGACTGGGTCAGGCCGCGCCGAACCCGATCCTGCTGACGATGAAACATTTCCCCGAGGAGGTCTGA
- the fdhF gene encoding formate dehydrogenase subunit alpha, with product MSDPIRFTLDGAEVTAEPGQTIWEIANGRGLTIPHLCHKPAPGYRPDGNCRACMVEIEGERTLAASCIREPAAGMVVKTASDRARASRKMVMELLLADQPAQDVAHDQSAPFWDMAAAAGISTSRFPKMAPAAVPATDASHVAMTVNLDACIQCGLCVRACREVQVNDVIGMAFRGHGTLPVFDMDDPMGDSTCVACGECVQACPTGALMPATVVDAAQIGDRADFDSETETVCPFCGVGCKLSLKVKDSQIKYVEGLNGPANENRLCVKGRFGYDYIHHSHRLTKPLIRREDAPPKGLNVDPQNWQTHFREAEWDEAMAFAAGGLGKLRQAHGGQSVAGFGSAKCTNEEAYLFQKLIRQAFRHNNVDHCTRLCHASSVSALIENVGSGAVTATFNQIENADVAIIIGANPVENHPVAATFFKQFTKRGGKLIVMDPRGVGMRRFASHMLQFRPGADVSMLNAIMHVIVEEGLYDEQYIQAYTENWEAEKAHLKDFSPEAMAPICGIEPDVLRDVARTFAGAQAAMIFWGMGVSQHIHGTDNSRCLISLALMCGQVGRPGTGLHPLRGQNNVQGASDAGLIPMFLPDYLSVENTEYRDKVIGIWGDNGGDGWAADWSDKKGLTVTEIIDQIYDRNIKGMYIQGENPAMSDPDLDHARAALSRLEHLVVQDIFLTETANYADVILPASALYEKNGTVSNTNRQVQRVRPAVPPPGDAREDWLITIDLAQRLGLNWQYDHVSQVYDEMALTMPSLDNITWERLKTQTVTYPSLSPEDPGQAVVFGDGFPRAGGRAKFTPASVIAPDEVPDAEYPMIMTTGRQLEHWHTGSMTRRSKVLDGVEPEANASLHPKTLRRLGVEPGEMIRLTTRRGSITIMARADRAVAEDMVFVPFAYVEAAANILTNPAIDPYGKIPEFKFSAVRVEPMTAAAER from the coding sequence ATGTCCGACCCCATCCGCTTTACCCTCGACGGAGCCGAGGTCACCGCCGAACCCGGCCAGACCATCTGGGAAATCGCCAATGGTCGCGGCCTGACGATCCCGCATCTGTGCCACAAGCCCGCGCCCGGTTATCGCCCCGACGGCAATTGCCGCGCCTGTATGGTCGAGATCGAGGGCGAACGCACGCTGGCCGCCTCCTGCATCCGCGAACCCGCCGCTGGCATGGTCGTCAAGACCGCCTCTGACCGGGCCAGGGCCTCGCGCAAGATGGTGATGGAGCTGCTGCTGGCCGATCAGCCGGCCCAGGACGTGGCGCATGACCAGTCAGCACCGTTCTGGGACATGGCTGCGGCCGCCGGCATCAGCACCAGCCGGTTCCCGAAAATGGCCCCGGCAGCCGTCCCGGCCACCGATGCAAGCCATGTCGCGATGACCGTCAATCTGGATGCCTGCATCCAGTGCGGGCTGTGCGTGCGGGCCTGTCGCGAGGTGCAGGTGAACGACGTGATCGGCATGGCGTTTCGCGGACATGGCACGCTGCCGGTTTTCGACATGGACGATCCGATGGGCGACAGCACCTGCGTGGCCTGCGGCGAATGCGTGCAGGCCTGCCCCACTGGCGCGCTGATGCCCGCCACCGTGGTTGATGCCGCACAGATCGGCGACCGCGCCGATTTCGACAGCGAAACCGAAACCGTCTGCCCCTTCTGCGGGGTGGGCTGCAAGCTTAGCTTGAAGGTCAAGGACAGCCAGATCAAATATGTCGAGGGCCTGAACGGCCCCGCCAATGAAAACCGGCTCTGCGTCAAGGGCCGGTTTGGTTATGACTACATCCACCACTCACACCGCCTGACCAAGCCGCTGATCCGGCGCGAGGACGCGCCACCCAAAGGGCTGAATGTCGATCCCCAAAACTGGCAAACCCATTTCCGCGAGGCCGAATGGGACGAGGCGATGGCCTTTGCCGCGGGCGGGCTGGGCAAGCTGCGTCAGGCCCATGGCGGGCAATCGGTTGCGGGCTTTGGCAGTGCCAAATGCACGAACGAAGAGGCCTATCTGTTTCAGAAACTGATCCGGCAGGCCTTTCGCCACAACAATGTCGATCACTGCACCCGGCTGTGCCACGCCTCATCGGTGTCGGCGCTGATCGAGAATGTGGGATCAGGCGCTGTCACCGCGACCTTCAACCAGATCGAAAACGCTGATGTCGCCATCATCATCGGCGCCAATCCGGTCGAGAACCACCCCGTCGCTGCGACCTTTTTCAAGCAGTTCACCAAACGCGGCGGCAAGCTGATCGTAATGGACCCGCGCGGCGTCGGAATGCGGCGCTTTGCCAGCCATATGCTGCAATTCCGGCCCGGTGCGGATGTCTCGATGCTGAACGCGATCATGCATGTGATCGTGGAAGAGGGTCTTTATGACGAGCAGTATATCCAAGCCTATACCGAGAATTGGGAGGCCGAGAAGGCACATCTGAAGGACTTCTCGCCCGAGGCCATGGCCCCGATTTGCGGCATCGAGCCGGATGTCCTGCGCGACGTGGCCCGCACCTTTGCGGGTGCGCAGGCGGCGATGATCTTCTGGGGCATGGGCGTTTCGCAGCATATCCACGGCACCGACAATTCGCGCTGTCTGATCAGCCTGGCGCTGATGTGCGGTCAGGTCGGGCGCCCCGGCACCGGGCTGCACCCGCTGCGCGGTCAGAACAATGTGCAGGGCGCGTCCGATGCGGGCCTGATCCCGATGTTCCTGCCCGATTATCTGTCGGTCGAGAACACCGAATACCGCGACAAGGTCATCGGCATCTGGGGCGATAATGGCGGCGATGGCTGGGCGGCTGACTGGTCAGACAAAAAGGGCCTGACGGTGACCGAGATCATCGACCAGATCTATGACCGCAATATCAAGGGCATGTATATTCAGGGCGAAAACCCGGCCATGTCGGACCCCGATCTGGATCACGCCCGCGCGGCATTGTCGCGGCTGGAACATCTGGTTGTGCAGGATATCTTTCTGACCGAAACCGCGAACTATGCTGACGTGATCCTGCCCGCCTCGGCGCTGTATGAAAAGAACGGCACCGTCAGCAACACCAACCGTCAGGTGCAACGCGTGCGTCCCGCCGTGCCGCCGCCGGGCGATGCGCGTGAGGACTGGCTGATCACCATCGATCTGGCGCAGCGGCTTGGGCTGAACTGGCAGTATGACCACGTGTCGCAGGTCTATGACGAGATGGCCCTGACCATGCCGTCGCTGGACAACATCACCTGGGAACGGCTCAAGACCCAGACCGTCACCTACCCGTCGCTGTCGCCCGAAGATCCGGGTCAGGCGGTGGTCTTTGGCGATGGCTTCCCGCGCGCCGGTGGGCGGGCAAAGTTCACGCCGGCATCGGTCATTGCACCCGATGAAGTGCCAGATGCCGAATACCCGATGATCATGACCACAGGCCGGCAGCTGGAACATTGGCATACTGGCTCGATGACGCGCAGATCCAAGGTGCTGGACGGGGTCGAGCCCGAGGCCAATGCCTCGCTGCATCCGAAGACCCTGCGGCGGCTTGGGGTCGAGCCGGGCGAGATGATACGCCTGACCACCCGGCGCGGCAGCATCACCATCATGGCGCGTGCGGACCGGGCGGTGGCCGAGGATATGGTGTTTGTCCCCTTTGCCTATGTCGAGGCGGCGGCGAATATCCTGACCAACCCTGCGATCGACCCCTATGGCAAGATCCCCGAATTCAAGTTCTCGGCGGTCCGGGTCGAACCGATGACGGCAGCCGCCGAACGTTGA
- a CDS encoding rhomboid family intramembrane serine protease, with protein sequence MNESPINQLPWVVWVLALPMIAAEAIFALGSVGLIGGAEGITIRPTIIQRVAYVPEMVERMWAMGSVDLGQAYRLFSYSFVHYSFMHALFVIAFTLALGNLVASNFRPWAVLALFFGSAIGGALVYTIFSATYDGRVAPLVGGYPAVYGLVGAFTFLLWTRLAAQHVNRMRAFALIGMLLLFQLVFGLIYGNAGHGWIAEIAGFATGFGLSFLLVDGGLARALWQLRQR encoded by the coding sequence ATGAATGAGTCGCCGATCAACCAGTTGCCTTGGGTGGTCTGGGTGCTGGCGCTGCCGATGATTGCGGCCGAGGCGATCTTTGCGTTGGGATCCGTCGGGTTGATTGGCGGGGCCGAGGGGATAACGATACGCCCGACGATCATCCAGCGCGTGGCCTATGTGCCCGAGATGGTCGAACGGATGTGGGCGATGGGGTCGGTTGATCTGGGGCAGGCGTACCGGCTGTTCAGCTATTCCTTCGTTCACTACAGCTTCATGCATGCGCTGTTCGTCATCGCCTTCACACTGGCGCTGGGCAATCTGGTGGCCTCGAATTTCAGGCCCTGGGCGGTTCTGGCGCTGTTTTTCGGTTCGGCCATCGGCGGCGCGCTGGTCTATACCATCTTTTCAGCGACCTATGATGGGCGTGTCGCGCCCCTGGTGGGCGGATATCCGGCGGTTTACGGGCTGGTCGGGGCGTTTACCTTTTTGCTGTGGACGCGGCTGGCGGCACAGCATGTGAACCGGATGCGGGCCTTTGCGCTGATCGGGATGCTGTTGTTGTTCCAACTGGTCTTCGGGCTGATCTATGGCAATGCGGGCCATGGCTGGATCGCAGAGATCGCGGGTTTCGCAACCGGCTTTGGCCTGTCCTTCCTGCTGGTCGATGGCGGGCTGGCCCGTGCCCTGTGGCAGTTGCGGCAACGCTAA
- a CDS encoding XdhC family protein: MNILNQSAAVSRDPLAEAVAAPGDVVLAIITGVEGPSYRPVGAVMAIMPEGEDDTLVGTLSSGCVESDIAHHARQAMAEGQPRNVRYGRGSPFIDIQLPCGGGLDILLLPNPDRDVLRQVAAKRDAREVCSLRINTRTGAMALQAEGQTGLADKDFVLRIEPELRFLVFGKGPEAFTFAALAHSVGFPGLLLSPDDETLQSAAGAGCATQRMIRPGWPGDLSVDGWTSIVLFFHDHDWEPAILQGALQTPAFYIGSQGSQRAAATRRHALAELGVTEDRIARLHGPVGLIHSARDARTLAVSVLAEVLDRAKSGA, from the coding sequence ATGAATATTCTGAACCAATCCGCTGCTGTGTCGCGCGATCCGCTGGCCGAGGCTGTGGCCGCGCCGGGCGATGTCGTGCTGGCGATCATCACCGGGGTCGAGGGTCCGTCCTATCGTCCGGTGGGTGCGGTCATGGCGATCATGCCCGAGGGCGAGGATGATACTCTGGTGGGCACGCTATCCTCGGGCTGCGTCGAATCCGACATTGCCCATCACGCCCGTCAGGCGATGGCCGAGGGGCAGCCGCGCAATGTCCGCTATGGTCGCGGTTCGCCCTTTATCGACATCCAGCTGCCCTGCGGCGGCGGGCTGGATATCCTGCTGCTGCCCAACCCCGACCGCGATGTGCTGCGGCAGGTCGCTGCCAAGCGAGACGCGCGCGAGGTCTGTTCGCTGCGGATCAACACCCGAACCGGTGCAATGGCACTGCAAGCCGAGGGGCAGACAGGGCTGGCAGACAAGGATTTCGTCCTGAGGATCGAGCCAGAGCTGCGCTTTCTGGTCTTTGGCAAGGGTCCTGAGGCCTTTACCTTTGCGGCGCTGGCCCATTCGGTGGGCTTTCCCGGTCTGCTGCTGTCCCCCGACGATGAAACGCTGCAAAGCGCGGCTGGGGCAGGTTGCGCCACGCAGCGAATGATCCGGCCCGGTTGGCCCGGCGATCTGAGCGTGGATGGCTGGACCTCGATCGTGCTTTTCTTTCACGATCACGATTGGGAACCGGCGATCCTGCAGGGCGCGCTGCAGACGCCGGCCTTTTACATCGGTTCGCAGGGATCACAGCGCGCCGCCGCGACCCGGCGTCACGCATTGGCCGAACTGGGCGTGACCGAGGACCGGATCGCGCGGCTGCATGGCCCGGTCGGTCTGATCCATTCTGCCCGCGATGCGCGGACGCTGGCCGTCTCGGTTCTGGCCGAAGTGCTGGATCGCGCCAAATCCGGTGCCTGA